One genomic segment of Anguilla anguilla isolate fAngAng1 chromosome 2, fAngAng1.pri, whole genome shotgun sequence includes these proteins:
- the LOC118218207 gene encoding voltage-dependent T-type calcium channel subunit alpha-1H-like — protein MTDGEGREHFHCPENEEVRVPISGAGEDPGDEDEGGSTVNPTQGSTGSRDSSGRDPAPDLASDDEEEPPYPALAPVVFFCLKQSTRPRNWCLRLVCNPWFEHVSMLVILLNCVTLGMFQPCEDVKCQSDWCIILQAFDDFIFAFFAVEMVIKMIALGIFGQKCYLGDTWNRLDFFIVMAGMMEYSLDGHNVSLSAIRTVRVLRPLRAINRVPSMRILVTLLLDTLPMLGNVLLLCFFVFFIFGIVGVQLWAGLLRNRCFLEDNFKTMYNLSFLNPYYKHEEAEDNPFICSTNRDNGMLRCGNVPRLRVSGAECQLSAEHFSHAYYGLEGPSKNGCINWNQYYNVCKAGELNPHKGAINFDNIGYAWIAIFQVITLEGWVDIMYYVMDAHSFYNFIYFIFLIIVGSFFMINLCLVVIATQFSETKQRENQLMQEQRARYLSNDSTLASFSEPGSCYEELLKYISHLYRKVKRRVSRIYSTWQNKRRKKVNPNGNGGGGGSGGSGGSMNGHGRRWSTRRIHHLIHHHHHHHHHYHISNGSPCSGPGPSEICDSLEMKTMKPGAQLLLTSPLPSPSRGTKSFHSVYHADCRCQGPQVRHKSSSMSGGLRVLGGLNGGMNYPTIMPSVVCSRASTTRGKGKRANAHAHKLNRASAGFSIPDPYSKLHQFVGEHGLCPGSSRLSGVSLPFPMAGMVPSSLSCELMNCPYCVRALENPDLELSDSDSAGSEADGVYEFPRDLRHGAEGKASQSRRHRRLKEKNRVVQCWENFRDKLKRIVDSKYFNRGIMIAILINTLSMGIEYHEQPEELTDVLEISNIVFTSMFALEMLLKILAFGLFGYIKNPYNIFDGIIVVISVWEIIGQSDGGLSVLRTFRLLRVLKLVRFLPALRRQLVVLMKTMDNVATFCMLLMLFIFIFSILGMHLFGCKFSLRMENGDTIPDRKNFDSLLWAIVTVFQILTQEDWNVVLYNGMASTSPLAALYFVALMTFGNYVLFNLLVAILVEGFQAEGDANRSDSDDERMSANFEEDEKMREPHTSELKMQSLTLTPNGHMDPRASMPPPIIMRTAATPMPTPKTSPYMDAVHAYGDSRRGSSASIDPNAYDQRSLSSLRSSPCQPWSSRRSSWNSLGRASSLKRKSQSGERESLLSGEGRRSSEEEDSDGGRSSKTGSGASLQNRAESLDLPELLQVPMLRPPGEHHDCNGKSFRLPPDYLHKDDPDFEEDIEESYCFRIKRMLEPYKPQWCRDHEDWSLYLFSPQNEFRMTCQKIIAHKMFDHVVLVFIFLNCITIALERPDIMPHSTERVFLSVSNYIFTVIFVAEMTVKVVALGFCYGTNNYLQSSWNILDGILVFVSIVDIIVSLASAGGNRILGILRVLRLLRTLRPLRVISRAPGLKLVVETLITSLRPIGNIVLICCAFFIVFGILGVQLFKGKFYHCEGFDTRNITNKSNCLQANYRWIRRKYNFDNLGQALMSLFVLSSKDGWVNIMYDGLDAVAVDQQPIRNHNPWMLLYFISFLLIVSFFVLNMFVGVVVENFHKCRQHQEAEEARIREEKRLKRLEKRRRKAQQRPYYADYSPARLYIHTLCTNHYLDLFITCIIGINVITMSMEHYNQPKYLEEALKYCNYFFTIVFVFESLLKLIAFGFRRFFKERWNQLDLAIVLLSIMGITLEEIEINASLPINPTIIRIMRVLRIARVLKLLKMATGMRALLDTVVQALPQVGNLGLLFMLLFFIYAALGVELFGKLECNEDNPCEGLSRHATFENFGMAFLTLFRVSTGDNWNGIMKDTLRECRSEDKHCLSYLPLISPIYFVTFVLIAQFVLVNVVVAVLMKHLEESNKEAKEDAEMDAEIELELSRRLSTTSGGMNLGLESRATYMGPHPDSPGQNEALLSAQDNLLSVRKTSVSRMHSLPNDSYMFRPVKPANSPCPLPEVDSDEGNLHLGSVTSVSSQPCEGGSLLRVPGVSYRASPGSVYENSSLPKIPPPCLSPAHSISKPLRRQEAIKNDSVDMQSCDSKDNLERQSSDSLHLKVPMLGNRILPVPRISAPSSPPASPLLPRGRSSSVHTHQQVYSQHSISSRPSSQASSSSNCASPGNSMFDSMDPADEEVRHINSSAKDWAGGQPEVRSHSLSPYATPTGQLPIPLKNCSSATNLLGPGSKEKDLKKFYSVDTEGFLAKPSWANDPRRHSIEICPSIDDDPVFELPVEQQRQPSLRGVSVSPGHLSVHRKKKMSPPCISIEPPLDAELSGPVSPLTKISESSMLLRRRTPSCEATMQRDSLDMMEPPPPPPLADPPTKLERRPMCRNEHLSIPQFSFDQSDLSSLSSMSDILSDSDQSTHSSFDTKLEGMASTELSKLDHLQIHSNEALEGSSPTLLSVSRSPLRKRGLIRMASTREEDVEDSVV, from the exons GTATGAGGATACTGGTGACTCTGCTACTGGATACTCTGCCTATGTTAGGCAATGTCctgctcctgtgtttttttgtcttctttatATTTGGAATCGTTGGAGTCCAGCTCTGGGCGGGTCTTCTGAGGAACAGGTGTTTCCTGGAGGACAATTTCAAAAC TATGTACAACCTGTCCTTCCTGAATCCTTACTACAAGCACGAAGAGGCGGAGGACAACCCCTTCATCTGCTCCACCAACCGGGACAATGGCATGCTGCGCTGCGGCAACGTTCCCCGGCTGAGAGTGAGCGGAGCCGAGTGCCAGCTCAGCGCGGAGCACTTCAGCCACGCCTACTACGGCTTAGAAGGGCCCAGCAAGAACGGCTGCATCAACTGGAACCAATATTATAATGTATGCAAGGCCGGGGAACTCAACCCGCACAAAGGGGCTATTAATTTCGATAATATCGGCTACGCCTGGATTGCTATTTTCCAG GTGATCACTCTGGAAGGATGGGTGGATATTATGTATTATGTCATGGATGCACATTccttttacaattttatatattttatatttctcattata GTGGGCTCCTTCTTCATGATCAATCTGTGCCTGGTTGTGATTGCGACGCAGTTCTCTGAGACCAAGCAGCGGGAGAACCAGCTGATGCAGGAGCAGCGAGCGCGCTACCTCTCCAATGACAGCACACTGGCCAGCTTCTCGGAGCCGGGCAGCTGCTACGAGGAGCTGCTGAAGTACATCAGCCACCTGTACCGCAAGGTGAAGCGCCGGGTGTCACGCATCTACAGCACCTGGCAGAACAAGCGCAGGAAGAAGGTCAACCCCAATGGcaatggcggcggcggcgggagtGGGGGCAGCGGCGGCAGCATGAATGGACACGGCCGACGGTGGAGCACCAGGCGGATCCACCACCtcatccaccaccaccaccatcaccaccaccactaccacatCAGCAATGGCAGTCCCTGCTCTGGGCCAGGGCCTTCGGAGATCTGCGACTCGCTGGAGATGAAGACCATGAAGCCTGGGGCCCAGCTCTTGCTGACTTCCCCCCTGCCGAGCCCATCGCGTGGGACTAAGTCGTTTCACAGTGTCTATCATGCCGACTGCCGCTGTCAGGGCCCCCAGGTCCGCCACAAGTCTTCCAGCATGTCGGGGGGCCTGCGGGTGCTGGGCGGGCTCAATGGCGGTATGAACTACCCCACCATCATGCCCTCTGTTGTTTGTAGCCGTGCTAGCACCACCAGGGGAAAGGGCAAGCGGGCAAACGCCCACGCCCACAAACTGAATCGAGCCTCAGCGGGCTTCAGTATCCCAGACCCCTACAGCAAACTACACCAATTTGTGGGGGAGCACG gaCTGTGTCCAGGTTCCAGCCGTCTCTCTGGCGTAAGCCTGCCCTTCCCAATGGCAGGAATGGTGCCCAGCAGCCTGTCCTGCGAGCTGATGAACTGCCCCTACTGCGTCAGGGCGCTGGAGAACCCCGACCTGGAGCTGAGCGACTCGGACAGTGCCGGCTCAGAGGCCGACGGCGTGTACGAGTTCCCCCGGGACCTGCGGCATGGCGCTGAGGGCAAGGCCAGCCAATCAAGGCGCCACAGGAGACTCAAAGAGAAGAATCGCGTGGTCCAGTGCTGGGAGAACTTCAGAGACAAACTGAAACGGATAGTGGACAGCAAATACTTCAACCGTGGAATTATGATTGCCATTCTGATCAACACCTTGAGCATGGGCATTGAGTACCACGAGCAG CCGGAGGAGCTGACTGATGTCCTGGAGATCAGCAACATCGTCTTCACCAGCATGTTTGCATTGGAGATGCTGCTCAAGATTCTCGCCTTCGGCCTCTTCGGCTACATCAAGAACCCCTATAACATTTTTGATGGAATCATTGTTGTCATCAG CGTGTGGGAGATCATAGGCCAGTCGGACGggggcctgtctgtgctgcggACGTTCCGCCTCCTGCGGGTGCTGAAGCTGGTGCGCTTCCTGCCGGCCCTCCGGAGGCAGCTGGTGGTCCTGATGAAGACCATGGACAACGTGGCCACCTTCTGCATGCTGCTCAtgctcttcatcttcatcttcag TATTTTGGGAATGCACCTGTTTGGATGTAAGTTCAGCCTGAGGATGGAGAATGGAGACACCATCCCAGACAGGAAGAACTTTGACTCACTGCTGTGGGCGATTGTCACAGTCTTCCAG ATCCTAACACAGGAGGACTGGAATGTGGTTTTGTACAACGGCATGGCTTCCACCTCCCCTTTGGCTGCACTCTACTTTGTGGCCTTGATGACTTTTGGAAATTACGTACTCTTCAACTTGCTGGTGGCTATTCTGGTAGAGGGCTTTCAAGCAGAG GGGGATGCAAATAGGTCGGACTCAGATGACGAGAGAATGTCTGCAAATTTTGAAGAAGATGAGAAAATGAGGGAGCCTCACACCTCAG AGCTGAAGATGCAGTCCCTGACGCTCACCCCCAACGGGCACATGGACCCGCGGGCCAGCATGCCCCCACCCATCATCATGCGCACGGCCGCCACGCCCATGCCCACGCCCAAAACCTCCCCGTACATGGACGCAGTGCATGCCTACGGCGACTCTCGCCGAGGCAGCAGCGCCTCCATCGACCCGAACGCCTACGACCAGAGGTCCCTG TCCAGCCTGCGGAGCTCCCCCTGTCAGCCCTGGAGCAGCCGCCGCTCCAGCTGGAACAGCCTCGGCCGGGCCTCCAGCCTGAAGAGGAAGAGCCAGTCCGGGGAGCGGGAGTCCCTTCTGTCGGGCGAGGGCCGGCGCAGCTCCGAGGAGGAGGACTCCGACGGCGGGAGGTCCAGCAAGACGGGCAGTGGGGCCTCCCTGCAGAACCGAGCCGAATCCTTGGACCTCCCGGAGCTGCTGCAGGTGCCCATGCTACGCCCCCCGGGGGAGCACCATGACTGCAATGGCAAGAGCTTCCGTCTGCCCCCCGACTACCTGCACAAAGATGACCCCGACTTTGAAGAGGACATAGAAGAG AGCTACTGTTTCCGAATCAAGAGGATGTTGGAGCCCTATAAGCCTCAGTGGTGCAGGGATCATGAGGACTGGTCCCTGTATCTGTTCTCCCCTCAGAATGA GTTTCGCATGACGTGTCAGAAAATAATTGCACACAAGATGTTTGACCATGTGGTCTTGGTTTTTATCTTCCTAAACTGCATCACCATAGCGCTGGAGAGACCAGATATCATGCCTCACAGCACA gagcgtgtgtttctgagtgtctCCAACTACATTTTCACTGTGATCTTTGTTGCTGAAATGACTGTGAAG GTGGTTGCTCTGGGCTTCTGTTATGGGACCAACAACTACCTACAGAGCAGCTGGAATATCCTAGATGGGATTCTGGTGTTTGTCTCCATCGTGGACATCATCGTCTCCTTGGCGTCTGCTGGAGGGAACAGGATACTGGGCATCCTGAGAGTGCTGCGTCTGCTAAGGACTCTGCGACCCCTGAG GGTAATCAGCCGTGCACCGGGCCTGAAGCTGGTGGTGGAGACGCTGATCACGTCCCTCCGGCCCATCGGCAACATTGTGCTGATCTGCTGCGCGTTTTTCATCGTCTTCGGCATTCTGGGTGTGCAG CTTTTCAAAGGAAAGTTCTACCACTGTGAGGGATTCGACACAAGGAACATCACCAACAAGTCCAACTGCCTGCAAGCCAACTATCGTTGGATAAGGAGAAAATACAACTTTGACAATCTTGGACAG GCCCTCATGTCGCTGTTTGTTCTGTCTTCCAAGGACGGCTGGGTTAATATAATGTACGACGGTCTGGACGCTGTGGCTGTGGACCAGCAA ccaatTCGGAACCACAACCCCTGGATGCTGCTCTACTTCATCTCCTTCCTGCTGATCGTCAGCTTCTTCGTGCTCAACATGTTTGTGGGCGTGGTGGTGGAGAACTTCCACAAGTGCCGGCAGCAccaggaggcggaggaggcgcGGATCAGGGAGGAGAAGCGTCTGAAGCGGCTGGAGAAAAGGCGCAGGA AAGCCCAGCAGCGACCCTACTACGCAGACTACTCCCCTGCCCGCCTCTacatccacacactgtgcacCAACCACTACTTGGACCTCTTCATCACCTGCATCATTGGGATCAACGTGATCACTATGTCCATGGAGCATTACAATCAGCCCAAG TACCTTGAAGAGGCTCTGAAATACTGCAACTACTTCTTCACAATTGTCTTCGTCTTTGAGTCTCTGCTCAAGCTCATCGCTTTTGGCTTTCGAAGATTCTTCAAAGAGAG ATGGAACCAGCTGGATCTGGCCATTGTTCTGCTCTCCATCATGGGGATCACACTGGAGGAAATCGAGATCAATGCCTCTCTCCCCATAAACCCCACTATCATCCGCATCATGAGGGTGCTGAGGATAGCCAGAG TGCTAAAGCTTTTGAAGATGGCAACGGGCATGAGAGCTCTGCTGGACACAGTGGTACAAGCCTTGCCACAG GTGGGAAATCTTGGCCTGCTCTTCATGCTTCTTTTCTTCATCTATGCCGCCCTTGGGGTAGAGCTTTTTGGGAAACTTG AATGTAATGAAGACAACCCCTGTGAAGGGCTGAGCAGACATGCCACATTTGAGAACTTTGGGATGGCCTTTCTGACTCTGTTCAGGGTGTCCACAGGAGACAACTGGAATGGCATCATGAAG GACACCCTGCGGGAGTGCAGGAGCGAGGACAAGCACTGCCTGAGCTACCTGCCCCTGATCTCACCCATCTACTTCGTCACCTTCGTGCTGATCGCCCAGTTTGTGCTGGTCAACGTGGTGGTGGCCGTGCTGATGAAGCACCTGGAGGAGAGCAACAAGGAGGCCAAGGAGGACGCCGAGATGGACGCCGAGATCGAGCTGGAGTTAAGCCGGCGCCTCAGCACCACCTCTGGGGGGATGAACCTGGGCCTTGAGAGCAGGGCCACTTACATGGGGCCACACCCAGACTCACCTGGACAG AACGAAGCATTGCTGAGTGCTCAAGACAATTTGCTGTCCGTGCGGAAAACATCTGTGTCCAGAATGCACTCCCTGCCCAATGACAGCTACATGTTCCGCCCGGTGAAGCCAGCTAattccccctgccccctgccagAGGTGGACTCTGATGAAGGAAACCTGCATTTAG GATCTGTTACTTCAGTGAGTTCTCAGCCCTGTGAGGGAGGCTCATTGCTGCGAGTTCCAGGGGTGTCTTATCGTGCCAGCCCCGGTTCTGTGTATGAGAACAGCAGTTTGCCCAAGATCCCCCCACCTTGTCTTAGCCCTGCCCACAGCATCAGCAAGCCGCTTCGCAGACAG GAGGCTATCAAGAATGACTCCGTTGATATGCAGAGTTGTGACTCCAAAGACAACCTCGAAAGGCAGTCCAGTGACAGCTTGCATTTAAAAGTGCCCATGCTGGGTAACCGCATCCTGCCTGTGCCCAGAATCTcagcccccagcagccccccggCGTCCCCACTGCTGCCCCGTGGCCGCTCCtccagtgtgcacacacaccagcaggtgTACAGCCAGCACAGCATCTCCAGCCGGCCCTCTAGCcaggccagcagcagcagcaattgCGCCAGCCCGGGCAACTCCATGTTCGACTCCATGGACCCGGCAGACGAGGAGGTTCGCCACATTAACAGTTCTGCCAAAGACTGGGCCGGAGGCCAGCCTGAGGTCCGCAGCCACTCCCTTTCTCCCTACGCCACCCCCACTGGCCAGCTCCCCATCCCGCTGAAGAACTGTAGCAGTGCCACCAATCTTCTGGGCCCTGGCAGCAAGGAGAAGGACCTGAAGAAGTTCTACAGCGTGGACACCGAGGGCTTCTTGGCTAAGCCCTCCTGGGCCAATGACCCCCGTCGGCACTCCATTGAGATCTGCCCTTCCATTGACGATGACCCAGTCTTTGAGCTACCAGTGGAGCAGCAGAGGCAACCCTCCCTACGTGGAGTATCTGTGTCCCCTGGACACCTGTCTGTGCacaggaagaagaagatgagCCCTCCCTGCATCTCCATAGAGCCACCCCTGGATGCTGAGCTCTCGGGTCCAGTGTCGCCCCTCACCAAAATCTCTGAGAGCAGCATGCTACTGCGTAGAAGGACACCCTCCTGCGAGGCCACCATGCAGCGTGACTCCCTGGACATGATGgagcccccaccaccaccacccctcgcTGACCCACCAACAAAACTGGAGAGACGCCCCATGTGCCGCAATGAACACCTGTCCATTCCTCAGTTCTCATTTGACCAATCGGACTTGAGCTCTTTGAGCAGTATGTCAGACATCCTGTCAGACAGTGACCAATCTACTCACTCCTCCTTTGACACCAAACTGGAGGGCATGGCTAGCACAGAGCTAAGTAAACTAGATCATCTACagattcattcaaatgaagcTCTGGAGGGCAGCAGTCCCACCTTGCTCAGCGTCTCCAGGAGCCCCTTGAGGAAGAGAGGGCTGATACGCATGGCAAGCACAAGGGAGGAGGACGTTGAGGATTCAGTTGTATAG